From a single Tachypleus tridentatus isolate NWPU-2018 chromosome 6, ASM421037v1, whole genome shotgun sequence genomic region:
- the LOC143251856 gene encoding uncharacterized protein LOC143251856, with amino-acid sequence MLKLTLFTLLCIGSSAIPSSRYVNFKPDGSYSFQYTLGNPVFHQHRMEYGAPVGSPEQSSSNSYFGYSITDEKNSATTSLVNTDEKVDKELEKVDHSKDSQQLLITNTKDEKENNAKTNNEDEKIQNYAQATKYVDTNDQNERDSELTAFFPTIPYGRRRLSVQPTINGNNRNINFRILNPGYYNPINSPLTTDDKVRPLRYVPQNPFSYWPQYYNYIWRETGGNGKLSEAKPETFAFQDGFFQNPAFVKDKTSTEGKESNFQLILVQHFPHEQLSFAEKDNTQVKATETKTRTSDNQHIPFPGSSVEIAPNRHLISPVHYSPFPLFWFVGRQAPVREPYEDNKEEGTTSIKDVQESLQNSKPVAEVVKTKETALTSEDSDSLKDGKDETSISQNSSSYFQKFLNSYKTFTSETIPEAAKQVPFHHYVPYVYHHYPSSTAFLSPFIIPTNNIKTKTSSW; translated from the exons ATGCTAAAACTG ACACTGTTCACTCTACTATGTATCGGCAGTTCTGCTATTCCTTCTTCTCGATATGTCAACTTCAAACCTGATGGATCATATAGTTTTCAATACACCCTTGGGAACCCTGTATTCCATCAACATCGAATGGAATATGGAGCACCAGTTGGATCCCCTGAGCAGAGTTCATCTAATTCTTACTTTGGATACAGTATCACAGATGAAAAAAACAGTGCAACGACGTCTCTTGTTAATACAGATGAAAAGGTCgataaagaactagaaaaggttGATCACAGCAAAGATAGCCAGCAACTGCTTATTACAAACACTAAAGAcgaaaaagaaaacaatgcaaaaacaaacaatgaagatGAAAAAATCCAAAATTATGCTCAAGCAACAAAATACGTGGATACAAACGACCAGAACGAAAGAGATTCTGAGTTGACTGCATTTTTCCCAACTATACCTTATGGGCGACGACGTCTTTCTGTTCAACCAACGATAAATGGAAATAATAGAAACATCAATTTTAGGATTTTAAATCCGGGATATTATAATCCAATCAACAGTCCTCTAACTACAGACGATAAAGTTAGGCCCTTAAGGTACGTACCCCAAAATCCGTTTTCCTATTGGCCTCAGTATTACAATTACATTTGGCGTGAAACAGGTGGAAACGGCAAACTTAGCGAAGCGAAACCTGAAACATTCGCTTTTCAAGATGGCTTTTTCCAAAACCCAGCATTTGTTAAAGACAAAACTAGCACAGAAGGGAAAGAAAGTAACTTCCAACTAATTTTAGTTCAACATTTTCCCCACGAACAGTTATCCTTTGCTGAGAAAGATAACACTCAAGTGAAAGCAACTGAAACTAAAACTCGAACCTCTGATAACCAACACATTCCTTTTCCAGGTTCCAGCGTTGAAATTGCACCAAATAGACATCTGATTTCCCCAGTTCATTACAGTCCATTTCCATTGTTCTGGTTCGTTGGCCGTCAGGCACCAGTCAGAGAACCTTATGAAGATAATAAAGAAGAAGGAACAACATCAATCAAAGACGTTCAAGAGTCTTTGCAAAACTCGAAACCAGTAGCTGAAGTCGTCAAAACCAAAGAAACAGCTCTCACATCAGAAGATTCGGACAGTTTAAAAGATGGGAAAGATGAAACTTCCATTTCTCAAAATTCTTCTTCTTACTTTCAGAAGTTCTTGAATAGCTATAAAACTTTCACTTCCGAAACAATTCCTGAAGCCGCA